The following coding sequences lie in one Polluticoccus soli genomic window:
- the paaA gene encoding 1,2-phenylacetyl-CoA epoxidase subunit PaaA, with translation MTVQSFEKGFNDKLDKELTIEPRDWMPDDYRKTLIRQISQHAHSEIVGMLPEGNWITRAPSLRRKAVLLAKVQDEGGHGLYLYSAAETLGITRDEMLDQLHTGKAKYSSIFNYPTTTWADMGAIGWLVDGAAIMNQVPLCRTSYGPYARAMVRVCKEESFHQRQGFEIMLTLAKGTEQQKKMAQDALNRWWWPSIMMFGPSDENSPHTEQSMRWRIKRFTNDELRQKFVDVTVEQTRILGLEVPDKDLKWNEERGHYDYGQINWDEFWAVVKGHGPCNKERLEARKNAWDDGEWVRDAAMAYSQKRKERAAKKEAA, from the coding sequence ATGACTGTACAGTCGTTTGAAAAAGGCTTTAACGACAAGCTCGATAAGGAACTGACCATCGAGCCGCGTGACTGGATGCCGGATGACTACCGGAAGACACTCATCAGGCAGATATCGCAGCATGCGCATAGCGAGATAGTAGGTATGTTGCCTGAGGGCAACTGGATCACGCGTGCCCCATCGTTGCGTCGCAAAGCTGTATTGCTGGCCAAAGTGCAGGATGAAGGCGGTCATGGTTTATACCTATATAGCGCTGCAGAAACGCTGGGTATTACCCGCGACGAAATGCTGGATCAACTGCACACCGGTAAGGCAAAATATTCTTCGATATTCAACTATCCCACTACTACGTGGGCAGATATGGGTGCGATAGGCTGGCTGGTAGATGGTGCTGCCATCATGAACCAGGTGCCTCTATGCCGTACATCTTACGGGCCGTACGCGCGTGCTATGGTGCGTGTGTGCAAGGAAGAGAGCTTTCACCAGCGCCAGGGTTTTGAGATCATGCTAACGCTGGCAAAGGGTACCGAACAACAAAAGAAGATGGCACAGGATGCGTTGAACCGCTGGTGGTGGCCATCTATCATGATGTTTGGTCCTTCGGATGAAAACAGCCCGCACACAGAGCAAAGCATGCGCTGGCGTATCAAACGTTTTACCAACGACGAACTCCGTCAGAAGTTTGTTGACGTAACGGTAGAACAAACCAGGATACTTGGCCTCGAAGTGCCCGATAAAGACCTGAAATGGAACGAAGAGCGTGGTCACTACGATTATGGCCAGATCAACTGGGATGAGTTTTGGGCAGTGGTAAAAGGTCACGGTCCATGCAATAAAGAACGTCTCGAAGCGCGTAAGAACGCATGGGACGACGGTGAATGGGTTCGTGATGCTGCCATGGCTTACTCTCAAAAACGTAAAGAACGCGCTGCAAAAAAAGAAGCTGCATAA
- the sprA gene encoding cell surface protein SprA gives MKGHSYFGYKFLFFIALVVAIANAAARGHDEDFTFDNPDPAPDTPATDTTRRLRFPIYDRTGVPGEKVPSSIDLKSPSNVEKSVEYDPEEGRYYFTEKIGDEFIRNPNYLTMDEYLKYQGQQDEQAYWKRRLDALTLFNKKPQLPTMYKEGLFDRIFGGNTISVRPQGNVDVTFGGNWQNIKNPTLPARAQKYGIFDFDMQMNINLLATVGDKLKLNISNNTKATFDYQNIQKLEYTGKEDEIIKKIEAGSVSFPLNSSLISGVQSLFGIKTQLQFGKLWVTGVLSQQRSKRQSLTIQGGSQTQQFAIKADDYEENRHFLLGHYFRNNYNKALERYPLISSLVQINKIEVWVTNTTGATEGIRNVIAFMDLGEENPYNQMHRGAVRGIPMGLPDNSQNNLYSQLLQNPLARNQGSNISAVQSLGDSNGREFFPVTARKLNPSEFSFHPQLGYISLNTQLNPYDVLAVAYRYTYNGKVYQVGEFAEDLPPTNNTNQNSNDQKTLFLKLLKGTAPNPQLPVWDLMMKNVYALGGLGVSKEEFRLNVLYQDPGGGEKRYFPEGPNTGKLLLEMFNLDRLNFQNDPAPDGIFDFVEGITINTQQGKIMFPLLEPFGDDLKPQLGGGSQLDKKYLYTILYDSTKTVARQFQQNNRYVIKGSYKSASSSEVFLGGFNIPQGSVSVSAGGQKLVENVDYQIDYGLGRLKILNSGILNSGIPINVQYEDNATFGFQTQNFIGTRLDYYFSDKLSIGSTLMRLTERPFTNKTTFGEDPIKNTVIGVDANYQSEFPALTRALDQLPLFSTTAPSFVNVTGEVAGLLPSHSKQINALDPEGSVYIDDFEGTRSSYDLKFPATAWKLSSTPVGALDKTNRSILPEATASENLAYGKNRAKLAWYFLEPTLVDGNNGIPDHVKKDPNQHYIRLVQQQEVFPEKSTNALQNALSTLDLAFYPKERGPYNYDVTRSAVSEGLNPDGSLARPETRWGGIMRPIDNSDFEQANVEFIELWVMDPFINNPDANGGSLYINLGNVSEDVLKDERKFFENGIPYPEDNTKLVKTVWGNVPKFSNEITKAFETDPASRALQDVGYDGLNNEAERSHFANYLAAAQGAVDATAYKSINDDPSSDDFKYIYDYPASTPVLERYKRFSNPHGNAPVESGSNTGLASGGTNVPESEDINRDNTLNVAEDYYQYRIDFTPDMQVGSNYIIDKKTTPVKLPNGTTENETWYQMKIPIREYSHKIGNISDFRSIRFMRMFLNGFEDSVVLRFARMELGRNNWRRYQFSMRDPRIVVPITDPDKTEFAVTSVSVEENTKRQPIPYLMPPGVSRQNAQVASAQTVQLNEQALALQVCNLEDGDARAVFKEVSVDMRQFSGLRMFIHAESRIGQQPLRDGDLRAVIRIGSDFTTNYYEYQVPLKVTPNGNSSADVIWPEENRLDLILEDLVKVKTERNNKGIQSFIPYETVDSKGNIISILGNPNIGEAKTVMLGIRNPLKSAETPNDDGLAKCAEVWFNELRMIGLNEKPGYAAAGKVTVQLADLGNVNLSGSMHTQGYGNIDQKLNQRFRDDFYQYNASTNVNVGKLMPRKWGVQLPVFVGYSENISNPQYDPFDLDVTFKDKLDNARDQAQRDSLRKIAQDFTSITSFNLSNVRVLGNPEKQNKTVMPWSVKNFDLNYAYNKQFKRNPIIESDELVNQRLGLGYTYNIKSRPIEPFKSLVRSKSKWLSLIKDFNFNLLPANVSVRSDMNRIVDETMVRNVSDAIVKIKPTYFKNFTWTRLYTMRWELSRSLSFDYTATNNSRIDEPIGRIDTKEKRDSLIDKIETFGRNTYYTQQFNASYNVPLQKLPITDWTSIRLTYGANYSWTAASLLTKELGNTIGNTQTKQVNTELNFLQLYNKNRWLRAVNQPRPTGRNQPDKKADEKKVKDLRASQRNNKPGSSKTADTTKPEVINTANLTDKQLDSLRKSMKAKEVAKSKEQKAKEKRDRKLARQKKRNTPMSVSGGERFVGRLLTMVRRSTVSLTENSGTVLPGYMDSTRYMGVNDQTLAPGFDFVYGYQPDRAWLETQSFKNRLSRDTLFNSQFQQQYSQNLNITTTVEPIADLRADISFTRTFSKTHNELFKDTTNNGLPFTHNSPYETGAFTVSYIGLGTMFKPSEVNSGVYLQFLKNREIVSERLGRNNPYSGGIPDPADPTYSKGYGRYSQDVLVPAFIAAYSGKSASDVALVDHNNNNVRSNPFKYYTPKPNWRVTYNGLSKLPMFSQYMNNLVLNHTYTGTLAMNSFVSALFFQDIYSVGFPSFLDSNSGNFVPFYQVPNVTFSEQLNPMIGIDASFKNNFTARFDLRKTRTVALSMVDYQVSETRSTEYVVGAGYRIRGLVLPFELFGVKKLDNDLNIKMDIGLRDDKTTNNYLAQNIAVTTRGQKVITISPSVDYIISDKLTLRFFYDRRQSIPYTTNSFPITTTRAGVTLRFIFAQ, from the coding sequence GTGAAGGGACATAGCTATTTCGGATATAAATTTTTATTTTTCATTGCATTGGTTGTTGCTATAGCCAATGCGGCTGCGCGTGGGCATGACGAAGATTTTACCTTCGATAATCCAGACCCAGCTCCTGATACTCCGGCCACTGATACAACACGTCGTTTAAGGTTCCCGATATATGACCGTACCGGCGTTCCCGGCGAAAAAGTTCCTTCAAGCATCGATCTGAAAAGTCCTTCGAATGTTGAGAAATCGGTAGAATACGATCCCGAAGAAGGCCGATACTACTTTACTGAAAAAATAGGTGATGAGTTCATTCGAAACCCGAACTACCTCACCATGGACGAGTACCTGAAATACCAGGGCCAGCAGGATGAACAAGCTTACTGGAAACGCAGACTCGATGCCCTCACTCTTTTCAACAAGAAACCTCAGCTGCCTACCATGTACAAAGAAGGTCTGTTCGACCGCATCTTTGGTGGCAATACGATCTCTGTACGTCCGCAAGGTAACGTTGACGTGACCTTTGGAGGTAACTGGCAGAACATCAAAAATCCAACACTGCCTGCACGTGCACAGAAGTACGGCATCTTCGACTTCGACATGCAGATGAACATCAACCTGCTGGCGACTGTTGGCGATAAGTTGAAACTGAACATCAGCAATAATACCAAAGCAACCTTCGACTACCAGAACATACAGAAGCTGGAGTACACAGGTAAAGAAGACGAGATCATTAAAAAAATTGAAGCCGGTAGCGTGAGCTTCCCGCTCAATAGCAGTTTGATAAGCGGTGTGCAATCGTTGTTCGGTATCAAAACACAGCTGCAGTTTGGTAAACTTTGGGTTACTGGTGTCTTGTCGCAACAGCGCTCAAAACGCCAGAGCCTTACTATACAAGGCGGTTCGCAAACACAGCAATTTGCCATCAAGGCCGACGACTATGAAGAGAACCGCCACTTCCTGTTAGGTCATTATTTCCGTAATAACTACAACAAAGCACTGGAGCGCTATCCGCTCATCAGCTCTTTGGTGCAGATCAACAAGATCGAGGTTTGGGTTACCAATACTACCGGTGCCACCGAAGGTATCCGTAACGTTATTGCGTTTATGGACCTTGGTGAGGAGAATCCTTACAACCAGATGCACCGGGGTGCAGTAAGGGGAATACCTATGGGATTGCCCGACAATAGCCAAAACAACTTGTACAGCCAGTTGTTGCAAAACCCGCTTGCCCGTAACCAGGGATCCAACATCTCTGCAGTTCAGTCATTGGGTGACTCTAATGGTCGTGAGTTCTTCCCGGTTACTGCACGTAAGCTGAACCCGTCAGAATTTTCGTTTCACCCGCAACTCGGTTACATCTCGCTGAACACTCAGCTTAATCCGTACGACGTACTCGCTGTTGCATATCGTTATACTTACAACGGTAAAGTGTACCAGGTGGGTGAGTTTGCAGAAGATCTGCCACCAACCAACAACACCAACCAAAATTCGAACGATCAAAAAACACTCTTCCTGAAGTTGCTGAAAGGCACTGCACCCAATCCGCAGTTGCCCGTGTGGGACCTTATGATGAAGAACGTGTATGCTTTAGGTGGCCTTGGTGTTTCTAAAGAGGAATTCAGGCTGAACGTATTGTACCAGGATCCGGGCGGTGGTGAAAAACGCTATTTTCCCGAGGGACCGAATACAGGTAAGTTGCTATTGGAAATGTTCAACCTCGATCGCCTCAACTTCCAGAATGACCCCGCACCCGATGGTATATTTGACTTTGTAGAAGGTATTACGATCAACACACAGCAAGGCAAGATCATGTTCCCCTTGCTGGAGCCGTTTGGTGATGATCTGAAACCACAACTGGGAGGTGGATCTCAGCTGGATAAGAAATATCTCTACACTATCCTTTACGATTCAACAAAAACAGTAGCAAGGCAGTTCCAGCAAAACAACCGTTACGTCATCAAAGGTTCTTACAAATCTGCATCTTCTTCAGAAGTGTTCCTTGGTGGTTTTAATATCCCTCAGGGGTCTGTATCGGTTTCGGCTGGTGGGCAGAAACTGGTAGAGAATGTAGACTACCAGATAGACTATGGCCTTGGTAGGCTGAAAATATTGAACTCAGGTATCCTTAACTCAGGCATCCCGATCAATGTGCAGTATGAAGACAATGCAACTTTTGGTTTCCAGACACAGAACTTCATAGGGACAAGGCTTGATTATTATTTCAGCGACAAGCTTTCGATAGGTAGTACCCTGATGCGTCTTACTGAGCGGCCGTTCACGAATAAAACAACCTTTGGTGAAGACCCGATAAAAAATACAGTAATAGGTGTTGATGCGAACTACCAGTCTGAATTTCCTGCGCTGACGCGTGCGCTTGATCAGCTGCCGCTGTTTTCGACCACTGCGCCTTCGTTTGTGAATGTAACTGGGGAGGTAGCAGGCTTGTTGCCTAGTCACTCAAAGCAGATCAATGCACTCGATCCTGAAGGCTCCGTATATATTGACGATTTTGAAGGTACCCGTAGTTCATACGATCTGAAATTTCCCGCAACAGCATGGAAGCTTTCTTCTACACCGGTAGGCGCCCTTGATAAAACGAATAGATCAATATTGCCGGAAGCAACTGCCAGCGAAAACCTGGCATATGGCAAAAACAGGGCGAAGCTGGCCTGGTATTTCCTGGAGCCTACGCTGGTAGATGGGAACAACGGAATACCCGACCACGTAAAGAAAGACCCTAACCAGCACTACATCAGGTTGGTACAGCAGCAGGAAGTATTCCCCGAGAAATCTACAAACGCTTTACAGAATGCACTAAGTACACTTGATCTTGCATTTTATCCTAAAGAGCGCGGCCCGTACAACTATGACGTTACCCGCAGCGCGGTGTCAGAAGGTTTGAACCCGGATGGTTCGCTTGCACGACCTGAAACGAGGTGGGGCGGTATTATGCGCCCGATTGATAATAGTGACTTTGAACAGGCCAACGTGGAGTTTATCGAACTCTGGGTGATGGATCCGTTCATCAACAATCCGGATGCTAATGGTGGTTCACTCTATATCAACCTTGGTAACGTTTCTGAAGATGTATTGAAGGACGAGAGGAAGTTTTTTGAGAATGGTATTCCTTATCCCGAAGACAATACCAAGCTGGTAAAGACAGTTTGGGGCAATGTTCCGAAATTTTCAAATGAGATCACCAAGGCGTTTGAAACAGATCCAGCATCGAGAGCTTTACAGGATGTAGGCTATGATGGTTTGAATAATGAAGCTGAACGCAGCCATTTTGCTAACTACCTAGCGGCTGCTCAGGGAGCAGTTGATGCTACTGCTTACAAGTCTATCAACGACGATCCGTCAAGCGATGATTTCAAATACATTTATGATTACCCCGCAAGCACACCTGTATTGGAGCGCTATAAACGTTTCAGCAACCCACATGGTAACGCACCTGTGGAGTCAGGTTCAAATACTGGTCTTGCATCTGGTGGAACTAACGTACCGGAATCAGAAGATATCAACCGCGACAACACGCTGAACGTTGCTGAAGATTATTATCAATATCGTATAGACTTCACACCTGACATGCAGGTGGGTTCCAATTATATCATTGATAAGAAGACTACGCCTGTGAAGCTTCCTAACGGTACTACCGAAAATGAAACATGGTACCAGATGAAAATACCTATCCGCGAGTACAGCCATAAAATCGGTAATATTTCCGACTTCAGGTCTATACGTTTTATGCGTATGTTCCTGAATGGTTTTGAGGATAGCGTGGTGCTTCGTTTTGCGCGCATGGAATTGGGTCGTAACAACTGGCGCCGTTATCAATTCTCTATGCGTGATCCGCGTATCGTAGTTCCGATCACAGATCCGGATAAAACAGAATTTGCCGTTACATCAGTAAGTGTTGAAGAAAATACAAAACGTCAACCGATCCCATACCTGATGCCTCCGGGTGTAAGCCGTCAGAATGCACAGGTAGCCAGCGCGCAAACAGTGCAGCTGAACGAGCAGGCGCTGGCATTGCAGGTGTGCAACCTGGAAGATGGTGACGCGCGTGCTGTATTTAAAGAGGTGAGCGTAGATATGCGTCAGTTCTCAGGACTGCGTATGTTTATCCATGCTGAGTCTCGTATAGGCCAGCAGCCGTTGCGCGATGGCGATCTGCGTGCTGTTATTCGTATCGGTAGCGACTTTACGACCAACTACTATGAGTACCAGGTACCGCTGAAAGTAACTCCGAATGGTAACAGTTCGGCAGATGTAATATGGCCGGAGGAAAACCGCCTTGACCTTATACTCGAAGACCTGGTGAAGGTAAAAACCGAAAGGAATAACAAGGGTATACAAAGCTTCATTCCATACGAAACGGTAGATAGCAAGGGCAATATCATATCAATATTGGGTAACCCGAATATTGGCGAGGCCAAAACTGTGATGCTTGGCATCCGCAATCCGCTGAAGAGTGCAGAAACACCAAACGATGATGGCCTCGCAAAATGTGCTGAAGTATGGTTCAACGAACTGCGCATGATAGGACTGAATGAAAAGCCGGGTTATGCAGCAGCAGGTAAAGTGACTGTGCAACTGGCTGATCTTGGCAATGTGAATCTGAGTGGTAGTATGCACACACAAGGTTATGGTAATATCGACCAGAAATTGAACCAGCGTTTCCGCGATGATTTCTATCAATACAACGCGTCTACCAATGTCAACGTAGGAAAACTCATGCCGCGCAAGTGGGGCGTTCAGCTGCCTGTGTTTGTTGGATATTCAGAGAATATCAGCAATCCGCAATACGATCCGTTCGACCTGGACGTGACGTTCAAGGATAAGCTGGATAATGCGCGCGATCAGGCGCAACGTGATTCACTGAGGAAAATCGCGCAGGACTTCACATCTATAACATCATTTAACCTGTCTAACGTTCGCGTATTGGGTAATCCTGAAAAACAGAATAAGACAGTGATGCCGTGGAGTGTGAAGAACTTTGACCTGAACTATGCATACAACAAACAGTTCAAGCGCAACCCTATAATCGAGTCGGATGAACTGGTGAACCAGCGCCTTGGCCTTGGTTATACATACAATATTAAATCACGACCAATAGAGCCGTTCAAATCGTTAGTGCGTTCAAAGTCTAAATGGCTCTCACTGATCAAAGACTTCAATTTTAACCTGCTACCTGCCAACGTTTCCGTTCGTAGCGATATGAACCGCATCGTTGATGAAACAATGGTTCGAAATGTGTCTGACGCGATCGTTAAGATCAAACCAACTTATTTCAAAAACTTTACGTGGACCAGGTTGTATACTATGCGTTGGGAATTGTCACGCTCGCTGTCGTTCGACTATACTGCTACTAACAACTCGCGCATTGATGAGCCGATTGGACGTATAGATACCAAAGAAAAACGCGATTCGCTTATTGACAAGATCGAGACATTTGGTCGTAATACTTATTACACACAGCAGTTCAATGCTAGCTATAATGTGCCGCTGCAAAAGCTGCCGATCACAGACTGGACGAGCATCAGGCTGACTTACGGCGCTAACTATAGCTGGACCGCAGCATCGTTGTTGACAAAAGAGTTAGGGAACACGATCGGTAACACGCAAACCAAACAGGTAAATACCGAGCTTAACTTCCTGCAGCTCTATAATAAAAATCGCTGGTTGCGTGCAGTAAACCAGCCTAGACCAACCGGCCGCAATCAGCCGGATAAAAAAGCTGACGAAAAGAAAGTAAAAGACTTGCGCGCCAGCCAACGAAACAATAAGCCGGGCTCGTCGAAAACAGCAGATACAACAAAACCTGAAGTGATCAACACTGCTAATCTTACAGACAAGCAACTTGACTCTTTGCGCAAGTCGATGAAAGCGAAAGAAGTGGCGAAGAGTAAAGAGCAAAAGGCAAAAGAAAAGCGCGATCGCAAACTGGCTCGTCAAAAGAAACGTAACACGCCTATGTCGGTATCAGGAGGCGAACGTTTTGTTGGCAGGTTGCTGACAATGGTAAGGCGTAGCACTGTGTCTTTGACCGAGAACTCTGGTACCGTTTTGCCGGGCTATATGGATAGCACCAGGTATATGGGTGTAAACGACCAGACCTTGGCGCCCGGATTTGATTTTGTATATGGCTACCAGCCAGACAGAGCATGGCTCGAAACGCAGTCGTTCAAAAACCGTCTGAGCCGCGATACGCTGTTCAATTCACAGTTCCAGCAGCAGTACTCACAGAATCTGAATATTACAACAACGGTAGAACCGATCGCCGACCTGCGTGCAGACATCAGCTTTACACGTACGTTCAGTAAAACACATAACGAACTGTTCAAAGACACTACCAACAATGGCCTGCCGTTCACTCACAATAGTCCTTATGAAACTGGTGCCTTCACGGTTTCTTATATTGGTTTAGGTACGATGTTCAAACCCTCAGAGGTGAATTCTGGCGTTTATTTGCAGTTCCTTAAAAATCGTGAGATAGTTTCTGAAAGGCTTGGACGCAACAACCCGTATTCGGGTGGCATCCCTGACCCTGCCGATCCGACCTATTCAAAAGGCTACGGACGTTATTCGCAGGATGTGCTGGTTCCGGCATTCATAGCCGCTTACAGTGGTAAGAGCGCCAGCGACGTTGCGCTGGTCGACCACAACAACAATAATGTACGCAGTAATCCATTCAAATATTATACGCCTAAGCCGAACTGGCGCGTAACATATAATGGTCTGTCTAAGCTGCCAATGTTTAGCCAGTATATGAACAACCTGGTACTGAATCACACGTACACGGGTACGCTGGCAATGAATAGTTTTGTATCAGCATTGTTCTTCCAGGATATTTATAGTGTTGGCTTCCCGTCGTTCCTTGACTCTAACTCGGGCAACTTCGTACCTTTCTACCAGGTGCCGAACGTTACCTTCTCTGAGCAGCTGAACCCGATGATCGGTATCGATGCCTCGTTTAAGAATAATTTCACAGCACGTTTCGACCTGCGTAAAACACGTACTGTGGCACTGAGCATGGTAGACTACCAGGTGAGCGAAACAAGAAGTACAGAATATGTGGTTGGTGCCGGTTACCGCATTCGTGGATTGGTGCTGCCGTTCGAACTGTTTGGCGTGAAGAAACTGGATAACGACCTGAACATCAAAATGGATATAGGGCTGCGCGACGATAAGACCACCAACAATTACCTGGCGCAGAACATTGCGGTGACGACCCGTGGCCAAAAGGTGATCACTATATCGCCGTCTGTAGACTATATCATCAGCGACAAACTCACCCTCAGGTTCTTCTACGACAGGCGCCAGAGCATACCATACACCACCAACTCGTTCCCGATCACGACGACGCGGGCAGGCGTCACCCTCAGATTCATCTTTGCACAATAA